From the Lathyrus oleraceus cultivar Zhongwan6 chromosome 3, CAAS_Psat_ZW6_1.0, whole genome shotgun sequence genome, the window gttcaaacaagccaacacatggtatcaAAACAAGCAccaacttccatcaatcataaaacagtgacaatacatgataaatgaatgggatcaaaaacATGATGACCTATAATATGTCTagaatcactccatcaaatttcacattcatccaatcaattaccagcatttcacaaatcaaatggtaacatgtgtcacaaaaaatcacaaaatgacCAAGCAGAAGGAAAAATTCCAgtcaattaggaaatgccatcaataaatccagaaaaattcccATGTGTCTTCAACATACATAGCCTCAATCATGAAAAAAATTGGCTCAATTCAATGTCCACAAGTACATCAAATAAAATTatgaagttcatcaagcttggtgtgacacaaattgtcacacctctaatcaaaaattcatatctcctcaaccagggatccaaaaattacaaactacataccaaaatcaccatcaaagagtccagaatatgcacaaaaaatttcatcaatttctttggaagcatcatcattttatgagggaaatggcaaaacatgtacaaattgcatacatccaaacaatccctaagcatttttaattttcacacgtgcacaaaaatcataaaaatcaccattaaaaactacacatcataaggagaatcatgcaaaaaatctgacaaaatttggacaagaaatgaatctcctatgaattttctaagttcatGTATCAAAGTGAAATggaaatgaaaaagaaaatgaaatgaaattgaattaaTATTGAAATAATGGCATAAGCGTAATTTTTAACCACAAGCACAAAACGACGTCGTTGGCATTAATTCAGTGGCGCGTTTCAATTGGCCTAGGCTGCGCAGTAAACAGAATTTGAAAATGAAGCCAAGGCAACGAAGATCAAATGCGTGTTGCTTCACCATTTACAGCAAACACACttccagaaaatccagaaaatcATGAAGAACAATTTCTCCCCAAAATGAACAAACTCTATATCATTGGAACCGTCTAAGCATGCACATCACGAATATGTAAttattttaacctaattctaaaCATGTTAACCGGATCGATCAAAAAAAGAAATGAGCATCAAACttcaatctcagatttctctctcaatactTAATCAAATCAAAAACCACGAGTATCATGATGATCTACAATCAAAGACCTATCAAAACCATATGATGATTCAAACAATCGAAAAATTCGAGCATTTACCTTATGGAGAATGCAGTGCTGAATTCGTGCCTCTCAAGGTCCAAATCACCAAAACAGATGAAGTGCAAGGCTATGGAAGATGATTAGAATGATAAGCTCAGCTCAAAACAGCTCCAGATGCAAGAATTAGCAAAACACCATGGAAGAGTGAAGTTGCAACAGTTGCGATTCATCAAACTTTTGGCATGGATTTCATGAAACAGTTATGCACAATCACTTGTAGAGTGTAGATCCAAGAAGAATGATCAAAAATGATGAAGAAATCACCGAGAATTGATGAAAAAAGTGTGTAGaaattttgagaatttgagaggttttggagggaaaagttgttacaatcttggagaatgaaatgtgattatcattttctgttatgattagggttaTATACCAATGCTTAATCCACTTTGCTAATCACAATTACCAAATTGAAGTGAATTAGTTCTAATGCAATTTCAAGTGAAAGTCAAAAATAGCCTTTTGCCAATTAACCAATGCAACAGTAAAATGACAGTTCACACAAGTCATATTTGGCATTTGGAATGTGTTAGAATTGGTCTTGAGTGCAAAATCCATGTACTTTGAGATTTCACTATGCCacaccaaaaatacaaatgaattcacttgaaaaatgactttttgccatgcttatttttgatgaaatttgaccatacatcatgaaagtacatgtgaaatggggtttgctcaaagaaagatcatccattttggccattccatgtgaaagttatgccactttgaatttaggcatttttggaaaatgattggaccataacttgtcaaccatacatgagaaattcaagttcttggactttttggaaaggtgagagcaagatctacaactttcatgttgaacaaaatttcatttgaagcatttttggacatgtaattttgaagtgaaaaactttccatttttggaaactttcattacaagtcactttctatttttggaaagttttctcctgactttattttcttcattcttaatgtttgaaatgtcaaatgaaacttgtttcaatatgaatgaagtgtatccaactctctcccacctctaaatccaccaaatcaagcacagttgaccacagttgacttttcaattgatagatgaatttggttatgcattgatcaagttgagcctcaaactcctgatgaaatggctcaatgatgaaaccctagcttccataagctcaatataatcacatgatgatccccacATCCATTgtagacctcatctccttgccaagccctgattggcccaatgcaactgattagggttgaccagtggtcaaaaccctaatctcaaggcatctgatcaatctcttgaacctcttggatgataacaagaccatgatgatgatgtaccataacaaccaagatgaagaccaatctccttgagaaaccatgaaaccctaatttggaccacaaccctcagatgatcagtgatccagtccaatgaaaccctagcttgcatacatcaacattttatcttctgaccaagacttaggaggatgacttgcacaatgtagccatatgatatgaaatatgctaatgactaatgacttaagaaatgcaatgcaatatgttagctagtcccaagagaggagggcaaattttgaggtgttacaaccCCTAAGGAATCTTCCTCTTCGACGACGACCAAAACCTCACCCTTAAATAAATAGGTTTTTAGCTGTTGGAGTTTGAGAGTGACGGAAGCATCCATTTCTGGAATGGGCAGGGCAGTCGAGCTAGAGGGATGAACATCAGTCGACGATTGGCGAAGTTTTTGCAGCTTTCTCAAACTCTCTGCCGGATTCTGCTGTTTCATAAATAGAATCTCCTCGGGAGTAAGAGTAATATTGGATGTACCTTCACTACCAGCAGTTAAAGAGTCCTCAATTTGAGGAAGGTAGGGATTTTGACTGGATTCAGTTGGTGTACCATGAAACTCATCAGTTTTCTGGGGACTTAAAAGGGTGGCAGTCTCAGCTGGATTCTCAATTTCGATCCTTACGTTGTTGTTAACCTCAGCAAGAGTCGAATCAACCTTGTTTCCCTACAAAAAGAAGTTAGGATCAATGTCATGGAATAATTCACAAGGTTGCGAAACAAGAATGTTCAAATACCTTGGGAGCTACGTGTTATGGGGAAGTTGGAGTGGGTTCTTTTGGCCAATGGGTGCAAAGATCTCAGTAAGATCGTCAGGGACATAAATCTTTGCAATCGAAGAAACAATTCTTGAAGAAGGTTTATTGGCTGgaattttatttttctttctttccgGAGTGGACGGAGTAGATGGTGGAGCCTTCGCGGTAGGAAAAATGTGAGAATGGGTGCTTCCATCAGAAGCCTCATTTTCGATAGAAGGAACTTCTTCAAAAACCTAAACCATAAGAAATGTAAGAGGTTTATTGAATTAAAACATCATGAAACACTAAGACGTGAAATACAAAGAAGTTGTAGATGCTTTTTTTAGGAGGCTTGTTTGGGGTTGGCGCAACAATTATAGCCTGTTTTCAACCCTAGAAACAAATACAGAGAAGTTTAGTGGGTTTTGCTTCTTAAAGAAATGAAAGGCAAGGGAGCAGTAGTTACCTTCTTCGGTTGGGACTCACCGACATCAATAGTTTGTATGCTCTTAACGGGAGCTTCAGTATTCGGCTATGAAGCCTGTGTTTCGCCAGCAAGGGCAAAAAAAACATCGATCAAATTTTGGAGAAAGAATGCACTGGGGAAATATTGGCGTTGGTATTCAGACCACCACTTGTCGAAGTCCTTGGTGGTTAGGAAGGATTGTTAAAATTTGAGAACAGGTAACTCAAGGTGCTAAGTCGATTTGTGAAATTTGAGGCAGACTTTATGACCTTCAAAGTTAAGTTGTCGACCAGTCCACACAATACCAATTGGATGAGACTCCAAAGATTCTTGCAGCATCTGGCTCAGGCCAAATTGTCGAGCCACCAAGTTGGGTTGATAGTCATAAATCCATACCCCTTCGACCCAGTCTTTATCCTGAAGGACAACATCATGGGAGTCAGCAATTCCCTCCACACAACGCTCGATAGACCTGCAACTTGAGGAGAGTCACCATGAAAAAGGGTTTTTGAACCATGTCAGACCAAAGTTTCGATCCACAAAAGGGGTCATGCCTGGAACGAAAGAGGTGGCTTCGACGAACATATTAATGTACTTCATGAAAATATGTTTGTTGGGGGTCTTCTGACAGGTCATCAAGGCAAGTCTTACGCCTTCTATAGGTCGATGCTGGTTCAAACACATCATACACTCTGACATAGGATAGCCCAATTGATACTCCAAAGTGGCATTTAACTAGTATTGCAGTAACCACATGGGGCCAGACAAACTTAAGGTCTTAGAGGTAGAGTGGAAAAGCTTTAGCTTCAGTATCGTGATCCCTAGGGAGTGGTAAAGAGATGCTAGCAGAAGCTTGCCAGAAGAAACCTGTTGACCTTCATGGATTTGGATTTCCAGGCTTATATAGCTCTTAGATAGTTGTAGAGAGCCAGGATAAAACAAATAATACAAGAGCCAAAGAGTTAGAAAAGAAATATGTTGCTCGTCAGACACTTCAGTGGAATATTGATCATAATGATCTTCAATGTAATTCTGAAAAACTTGCACGAGTGAAGGTAAAAGCGTTTTCCGTCGGAAGAGTTTGGTCGAAGTTTTTGCCCAGAGGTGAGAGACAAGTGATGGTCGCCATGTCGAAAAGGGTAGGCATTAACATGCCACAAGGGAGTTGGAAGGTGTTAGTCAAACCTTCCTAGAAGTACACCGAAGCAAGCAACATACAAGGGTTGATTTGATGGGCGTTCCTTGAGATTTGGATGGCGTCGAAGATGTCGGCCGTTTTCCATTATTCCTAACATTTATGTTGGACTTTATTGAGCCAAGCCATATACTTTTTGTTATCAGAAGTGGGAATTGACCTAAACACCATGGCCTTTGGGTCCATGAACTTCAGGTCGATGGCCCCATTTTTCTTAAAGGTCAGTGGAACAACGGGAATAAAGCAAGGAAAGTACGATTGAACATTTCTTGGTTGCATTTTTGCATCTGGATATGGCTCGTGGAAAGCAATGAGTTTATCAGTAACAACAAAAGGAATGAGCATTTGACGTTGCCAAATATTTGCTACAGCTTCATCAGTGGATGTTGGTTGAGGAATGGGTTTTAGACTTTCTTCTTTAGTAAAGTTGAAAGCAATGATGTTGTTACCAGTTTTGTAGGTGACTGCATCCATAGCGTTAGCAGAAGAGGCCATCGCAAtgaaagaaagaaaggaaataAGGAAAGTATTACTGTTATGAAAGTTACAGGAAAAATGCGCAAATGGATAACaagaaagaaaaatgaaaaatgtagAAGAGTGATATTTATAAGCAAACACAATGACAACCAAGGGTTAGTCGATCGACGATAACTATTCTGATTCAGAAGTAGTGGGAAAGTTAGTAAAGGTGGTTGAAAGCCCACGACCTAGGAAGTAGCTGCAAATGATGGAATTTTCCCTTGGAAATCATGGCGCAGAAAGGTGTCATCATTTCGCATGACATCATCAATGATTAGACACCTAGTCAAAATTGGGGAAGACAAAATGCCAAGTTTCTCGGTCGAAATGTTTCTCAGTCGAAACTGGCCTTTTaggggggcaatttgttagccAGAAAATTTTTACTATGCCGAAGAGGAAAATCAAAGCAAGATGTATGGAATCATAAGGCGAAGTGTCGAGAAGGGTGAATATGGTCGAAGAGGTTCGACAGACAATAGGGACATAGGCCATGTCGAAATGAGGTCGATGGGGAGTGAGGCAGTCAAAGTCGAAGCCAAACAAGCAAAAACGATATAATCAATTGAGCAGAACATGGGGGAAGTTGCAAAAGACGTGGGCATGCAGGTTTAGACGCGTGGCACATTATAGATGGCCAACGGAAGTGTATCAGTTATTTCTCATTACTATTTAAGTAGATTTGATTTCTAGTTTCTGAGAGGCATTTGTAACATTGTAAAGGGAAAACACTCAAAGTATCAAGCGTCTTGAAAAAAGAGTTCCTTCCTACAAAATGTATACTTGCTTCCATATTTACTTTCAAGCAATTTAAATTACCAAGTCTTTTTATCTACTTTCTCATTTACGACTCATCTTGTCTTTTCTTCATCTATTTTTGTACCCTTTTACAAGCATTGCTTGTTTACCGTTTTCTTAATCCAAGCATTCAAACAAAAAATCCTATATACTTAACACTTAGTCTAGGATTTTATAGTCGATCCTGCAAGTAAACCTCAATAGGAGGCTCAAGATTGTTCGCGCGAAAACCACGTGCGGATGATCTAATTATTATCTTAATTATATTTTATACTCATAATTATTTTGATATAGGTTGTTTACTGTCTTTTTAATAAAGATGCACATAAATTTACGGGTCTTCAATTTCAAAGTTCATATAAATTTATGGATCTTCAATTTGAAAGTTTATAGTCTATATGAATAATAATCATTTAGATCATCAAATTTTTTGAACTATAATACACATGTTTTCGTCCAGATATAACCATACCAATTagattattatttttttgtttagTTTCCTTCTTTCTCTTACGATCTCTTTCGAATATAACCCTACCAACAATATTTAATTTCCATTTAATTGTTACAAATTATTCTTTGATTTAATTTCCTTCCTTCTATTTTAAAACGTTTTTGTGTTTAGCTAGATGGAATAGTTGgtgtttttattatttataaaaaatattttattccTTTAGACAAACTATTTCTAACAATACTATAATTAGTGCATAtagataatatttaatttttatttctaATAATACTATAATTAGTGTATATAgataatatttaattttcattccaattgttatgaagttttattttttatttctttttaattgtgGCCAATAATAATCTATGATTCTACATTCATATTTAATAATTAATGActtattaaaaattaaaatttatttctCCCTATTTTAATTATTTATCAATCCAAATTCTGACTCTAAATAAAACGGAAGCTCCATTTTACAATATTAGTGACATTATCTACCAATCAGAATTTTAATATTGTAGTTAGTatcatatttaaaaaaatcaaattgAATCTCAATTTCTCACTATTTACTATTTATCTATCAATCGAAATCTTCAACCTATAATTAAGGACCGTTAGAAATTTTGAAATTATATTTCTTActtattattgatgataattATCTACAATTCCAATTTCTAACTCAACAATTAATGTAATATTAAAAattttaaaagtatttttttCATTATATTTTAGTACAATTATTATTGCTTTATAATTGTCAATAAATCAATTATTCTCtttgaataaaaataaattaaactaaattATAAATTTAACCATGAAATTATTCTATTATCTATTATTCAATCATCAAATTTTTAACATACAAACTAATTTGATAAATTTTAGTATAATTCTTATATTATTTGCAATTACGTTGATCTTTTTTATTACTCCTTAAAATTTAAGTTATTCTCAAATGTCCTAATAAACTCATATAATAGTTATTCAAATAAATTTACTCAAAAATAATTCTATCaaaataatcaattaattttctcTATTACTCTTAAAATTCAACCTTTTTTAAAATATGTGTTTATAAAATTAcatataataattatttaaatataattatttaaaaattactcaataaaaaaaatctaaaattttGATAAAGTTTAAAGTTTCATATACaataatattaatataatataGATCATCCGCGCAAAGCTCGGGTTGTATTCTAGTTTTAGTATAATTTTAAATGTCATATTCTTATGATAAAATACTATAAAGTTTGTCAATCTATGTTaacaaataataaaattattataatagattattattttttatttataaatgGGATTTCCTATCTATATTGATTAGAGATGTTCAAGGTTCATCAACTCCACTAAACCATTACACATTAATGGTTCAATAAAAAACAGTGAATATTTAAAGTGATTTCAACTGAGTTTAAATTAATGGTTCAATGGAAGTACTTTGtatttataaaaatgtttcatattttaaattctttcagaataaattttattaaagaaaaaattatttttaaaagatttttttttcattttcagaaattaaatataatcggattttattattttcttttcagtaaaattattttttaaagatttttttttaattttcttgaaaaaattaaattaaatttatgaagaaaaatatattttttcaGATAAAAATTACTACCTTTTTTaattcaaacaatttttttttagTTTCTAGAAAATAATGATTTCTAGAAACTTttatattttgaaaaataatatatatttcttaattgttttattactaaaaattattttcaaataattttttaagCAATTCATTAAACAATTTAAACTAGTTTTaaacttaattttgttaattGAATTGTTTATAATATGTGATTCAACGTATTAACCAATTAAATACTTCAAGTTTTTTTCCAATGTAATTCATTTTGTGAATATGATTAAGTTAACTAAATGTTCATACATACTAATATTGATATATTGATATGTATGTTTTTAGTGTTTTTTTCTTGACTACATTAATTctattaaaaattaaaaatttaataAGATTTATTTTTTTTAGATATGCTTCTAGTCAATTTggatattttaaaattttaaattttcaaaataattGTTTTATTCGTATTCATAAAGTTTGAGTCAAACTtggttttaaaaaaataaattttatcATTCAAGTTAAATAAATACATTTATGTTTTTAATTTCCGAACCTTTTTTTATTTGGGGATAAGGTAACCAATGAGGATTGAGCTCTGACGTGGTTTCTTTTTATTAGCCAATGGTTTTAATTATATATTCTATATAAAAGGGGTTTTAATCTCAATCGTATATCACAAAGAGAAGTAAGTAGACATGACAACTACAAATAAACTAATAATGCAGTAAGGGAATGATGAAGAAGATTCTAACTGATTTAATAGTTCCATCATATTTCCTCTATCATCATCAAATCATCAAGTATGGCTTCATATGCGTATGCTCCATCTTTTAATATTGTTAATTTTTACTATGGATTATTGTGGGTTTTTTCAATAcctatttttttaaaattaaatatcaAATTCTTAACACATAGTTTTTCTGtattttctttattattattttctcCCTTTTGATTATTATTTTTAGAATATACAGTGAATATACTTCAGTCATATGTAGTACGATAATATTTTTTGTAACAATTCTATGACTGATAAATTTCAAGATTGAAAGATTTATCATTTTTTTCTATATTCTCATTCTATTTTCCATGTGTTAAAATTTCTAAATTTCGTTCAATTTTTTAGATGTTTATTTGAATGATGGAATTTACTAGAATTGAAAAACGACCTTAATTGGAGCAACTTTGGGTGTTCATCATTTCAGCTTCCAACACATTTATTGTGTTGGGTTCTAGCGGTGTGTTCAGTCTCCAACATTACCTTCTTTAAAGTCAATTTTTTGACTTTGAATTTCATCCCTTGTTCAATTCTTTGGGTTATCCATGACTTGTTTTTGAGTCAACCGCACCTTCAATGATGTATAGTGTCTCTTGTTATTTTATATCCTGATTGAATTCATGTAAAACTATGTATATTTCAAGTTTAATTTAAGTATTTGTTATTCTTCTTTATTTAAAATAATGACTTTAACTAAATATCAAAGTAGTACCACCATTTATTACATATGTTGTCATTGCTTTGTTCTCAAACTTTAAAACCTAACTATTATAATGTCATTACATCtttgattcttttttttttcttcatatatACACCTTATTCTACAACCATTGTTGAAATCATCTACGATTATCTAATGCATTTTCCCTTGATATATCCCTTTTCAGAAAATTTATGGACATGGAACACATATTGCTCTCCAATTGGGTTATCCCATTTGTGAACTTTTCGTTGATATTCTCTGTGTTTTTTATGGTAACTCTTCTTCACTCATAACCTTTTCATTTGCATTTTCTCCCTCTTTATGGAGAATATTCATATTTCCAACTTCCATTAATTCAAAATTGATATCATTTTcaacaaaaatattttcaaattcCATAAATTTAGAATTGTTATCATTCTTAGCAAAATTATTTCCAATTTCCATAAATCCAAAGTTGTTACTATTATCAGCAAAACTATCTTCAATTTCTATAACTCCATATCTTTTGTCATTATCAACAGAACTATTTCCAACAATATCAATAAAAGATATTTTATTGAAAAATATTAACGAAAAATCTGAACTCAATTTTCCTATACATTTCTTCAACAATTATGGGATTCTAGAACCATTTCAAACGAGTTCTTCAAGTTATTATGCATGTTCCCCGCTGTTTTTAATCTTTGTACTAGATTTCCCATATTTCAGACTGAAATGAGGGAAAATATAGTACAAAGATTAGAAGCAGTAGAGAACGAGGAGAATAACTTGAAGACTAGTTTGATATAGTTCTTTAGAATCCAAAATTTATTGAAAAATGTATTTGAAAATCTAATTCGTATTTTCGTTAAGACGCTTCAATAAAAGATCTATTAGTAATGTTGTTGAAAATAGTTTTGTGACAATGATAGCAACTACGGAGTTATGGAAGATGAAATTGCTCTCCAATTGAGTTATCCCATTTGTGAACTTTTCGTTGATATTCTCTGTGTTTCTTATGGTAACTCTTCTTCACTCATAACCTTTTCATCTGCATTTTCTCCCTCTTTGTGGAGAATATTCATATTTCCAACTTCCATTAATTCAAAATTGATATCATTTTcaacaaaaatattttcaaattcCATAAATTTAGAATTGTTATCATTGTTAGCAAAATTATTTCCAATTTCCATAAATCCAAAGTTGTTACTATTATCAGCAAAACTATCTTCAATTTCTATAACTCCATATCTTTTGTCATTATCAACAGAACTATTTCCAACAATATCAATAAAAGATATTTTATTGAAAAATATTAACGAAAAATCTGAACTCAATTTTCCTATACATTTCTTCAACAATTATGGGATTCTAGAACCATTTCAAACGAGTTCTTCAAGTTATTATGCATGTTCTCCGCTGTTTTTAATCTTTGTACTAGATTTCCCACATTTCAGACTGAAATGAGGGAAAATATAGTACAAAGATTAGAAGCAGCAGAGAACGAGGAGAATAACTTGAAGACTAGTTTGATATAGTTCTTTAGAATCCAAAATTTATTGAAAAATGTATTTGAAAATCTAGTTCGTATTTTCGTTAAGACGCTTCAATAAAAGACCTATTAGTAATGTTGTTGAAAATAGTTTTGTGACAATGATCGCAACTACGGAGTTATGGAAGATGAAATTGCTCTCCAATTGGGTTATCCCATTTGTGAACTTTTCGTTGATATTCTCTGTGTTTCTTATGGTAACTCTTCTTCACTCATAACCTTTTCATCTACATTTTCTCCTTCTTTGTGGAGAATATTCATATTTCCAACTTCCATTAATTCAAAATTGATATCATTTTcaacaaaaatattttcaaattcCATAAATTTAAGATTGTTATCATTGTTAGCAAAATTATTTCCAATTTCCATAAATCCAAAGTTGTTACTATTATCAGCAAAACTATCTTCAATTTCTATAACTCCATATCTTTTGTCATTATCAACGGAACTATTTCCAACAATATCAATAAAAGACATTTTATTGAAAAATATTAACGAAAAATCTGAACTCAATTTTCCTATACATTTCTTCAACAATTATGGGATTCTAGAACCATTTCAAACGAGTTCTTCAAGTTATTATGCATGTTCTCCGCTGTTTTTAATCTTTGTAATAGATTTCCCATATTTCAGACTGAAATGAGGGAAAATATAGTACAAAGATTAGAAGCAGTAGAGAACGGGGAGAATAA encodes:
- the LOC127131072 gene encoding uncharacterized protein LOC127131072, yielding MSFIDIVGNSSVDNDKRYGVIEIEDSFADNSNNFGFMEIGNNFANNDNNLKFMEFENIFVENDINFELMEVGNMNILHKEGENVDEKKCIGKLSSDFSLIFFNKISFIDIVGNSSVDNDKRYGVIEIEDSFADNSNNFGFMEIGNNFANNDNNSKFMEFENIFVENDINFELMEVGNMNILHKEGENADEKKCIGKLSSDFSLIFFNKISFIDIVGNSSVDNDKRYGVIEIEDSFADNSNNFGFMEIGNNFAKNDNNSKFMEFENIFVENDINFELMEVGNMNILHKEGENANEKVMSEEELP